Genomic segment of Ignavibacteriales bacterium:
ATGCACTATCGCACTCTTAGATGTCTTAAAGACATCAGAAACCTTTATTACATTGCCTGTGTTTAAAATTTCAATTTCACCAATATCAGCTACTTGTCCTCCAGCCTGTGCATAGAAAGGAGTAGTATCGAAAACTACATATTCTGAAATGCCACGTACAAAAAGCTTGGATGGTATGGAATCACGTACGGAATATTCAAAATCACCATCCATAGGATGACGTTTATGCTCAATTACCCAAGAATCGCATTGAAACTGATCATATCCTACAAATTTAGAATCAGTTGATTCAATACCAAGGTTATCTTGAACAAAAACTTTTGTTTCTCTTGTCAATCTTGCTCTGTCCCTTTGCTCCTCCATCAATTCCTCAAACCTCGAACTGTCGACCTTTAGCTGACGTTCTTGTGCCATAAGCTGCGTAAGATCAAAGGGGAATCCGAATGTATCGTATAACTTAAAGGTATCATCACCGGAAATGGTTTTTGAATCTAATGCTTTAGCTCTTGATACGATTTCTTCAAAAATCTTCAATCCATTTTCTAGGGTTACATTGAAACTTTCTTCTTCACCTTTAATAACTTTTTGGATGTGTTCCTGATTCGATTTTATTTCGGGGAAGATGTAGCTCATCGTTTCAACAAGCGCCGGTACGAGTTGATAAATGAACGGCTCGTGCATACCAAGATTACGTCCAAAGCGGGCTGCGCGGCGTAAGATGCGCCGAAGAACATATCCGCGCCCTTCGTTGCTCGGAAGCGCACCATCACCAATTGCAAACGTCAGTGTGCGCACGTGATCGGCAATGACGCGCATGGAGGTATCAAATTCGAATTGCGAATTGTCAATTGCGGATCGCATGCCGCCATTGTACGATTTATGAGTGAATTCAGAAATTTTCTTAATGATTGGAGAGAAGACGTCGGTATCGTAATTGGAACTCTTATTCTGTAGCACGGCGCATACGCGCTCGAAGCCCATTCCTGTGTCCACGTGTTTGGACGGCAGGGGAGTAAGTTTGCCGGTTTCGTCGCGATTGTATTGGATGAAAACAAGATTCCAAATTTCCATCACTTCTGGTATTCCAGCATTCACCATTTCAGAAGTGGCGTTGCCGGCGGGTGTTCGGTCTATGTGAATTTCAGAACATGGTCCGCATGGTCCGGTTTCACCCATTTCCCAAAAATTATCTTTTTCACCAAAGCGTAAAACATGACTTTGGTCTATGTCGGTAAGAGTTTTCCAATATTGCTCAGCTTCCTGGTCATCATTGTACACTGTTGCCCAGAGGCGATCCTTTGGCAGTCCCCAAACCTTTGTCAATAATTCCCACGCCCACGTGATGGCTTCCTTCTTGTAGTAACCCGCCCGGCCGATACCGTCCGGTGCGGACGGGTCGCCGAACGACCAATTGCCAAGCATCTCAAAGAATGTGTGGTGGTATGTGTCCCGTCCCACTTCTTCAAGGTCGTTGTGCTTCCCACTGACACGGATGCATTTTTGCGTATCTGCCACTCGCTTGTACGAGCGTTTGCCATTGCCAAGGAATACATCCTTAAATTGATTCATTCCTGCGTTTGCGAAGAGAAGTGTCGGATCGTCGTAGGGAACAACAGGCGAACTTGAAATAATGGTGTGACCACGTTCTTCAAAATATTTCAAAAAGCTGTTTCGGATTTCGGATGAAGTCATAAGGCCTATATTTCAATCTGCGTGTTCAGCGAGATCTCTTCTAATATATGAGACACTTTCAGGCAGTTATCCATTTCTCCTTCAAACACCATCGCTTTGCCGCTTGTATGGACTTCCCACGTCAATGTTTCAGCTTTCGACGTGTCGCAGCCGGTGGCTTTGATAATTTGTCCAATGACTTCGTCGAATGAATGAATTTCATCGTTGAACAAGATCACTTTAGCCGGTTGTTCAATTAGTACATCGGTATCTTTATCTTCTTGCTGAAGAGGTCTTTGTAATGGAGCTTGAGTCATGACAATTCTCTATTGCGAAATATCGTACATATAATACTGAAAAATGCCCAGTCTTTCAAGAAACGGGCATGAAGCAAAAAGGGCATCTCATTACCTGAAATGCCCCAAGTGTTACCTTCGCAAGAGCTGGAAGCCTGATAATGTAACACGTGAAACGTGTTTCTATTTCTATACCTTGCGAAGGTGATAAAGCTTACATATTCTTGATTATTGTGTCACCAAATTCCGAGCACTTCACTTCTTTTGCTCCATCCATCAGGCGGGCAAAATCGTACGTGACGGTTTTTGCTTGAATGCTTTTATTGAGTCCGTTGATAATAAGATCAGCGGCTTCATCCCAGCCCATATAACGCAGCATCATTTCACCGGAGAGAATGACAGAACCGGGATTCACTTTATCCTGATTGGCGTACTTTGGCGCAGTGCCATGCGTTGCTTCGAAGACTGCGAAGCCGTTTTCATAATTAATATTGCCGCCGGGTGCAATGCCGATGCCGCCAACCTGCGCGGCAAGCGCATCGGAAATGTAGTCGCCATTAAGATTGAGTGTCGCGATGACGTCGTATTCATTGGGACGCGTGAGAATTTGCTGAAGGAAAGCATCCGCTATGACATCCTTAACAATAATTCCATTCGGAAGTTTTACCCACGGACCGCCATCGATGAGTGTGCCGCCAAATTCTTCTTGTGCTAACTCATAGCCCCAATCCCGAAATCCGCCCTCCGTGAATTTCATAATATTGCCTTTGTGTACTAATGTCACGGATTTACGTTTATGATTGATGGCATATAGAATCGCTGCGCGGACTAATCGTTTTGTTCCATCCTCAGAGACCGGTTTGATGCCGATGCTGGATGTTTCGGGGAAGCGGATCTTCTTTACTCCCATTTCCTTTTGCAGCCATGCTACAATTTTTTTAGCTTCCGGTGTTCCGGCTTTCCATTCGATGCCTGCATAAATGTCTTCCGTGTTTTCGCGGAAGATAATCATATCGATGAGTTCCGGATGCTTCACGGGCGACGGCACTCCGGTAAAATATTGCACAGGCCGCAAACAGACATACAGATCCAGCATTTGCCGTAATGCGACATTAATAGAGCGAATGCCGCCGCCTATGGGCGTTGTTAAAGGTCCCTTAATTGCTACAATATGTTCTTTGATGGCCGCAAGCGTGTCATCGTGGAGCCAGGTGTTGGGGCCATAGACGACGTTCGCTTTTTCACCGGCGAACACTTCAAACCAGACTATTTTTTTCTTCCCGCCGTAAGCTTTTGCGACGGCAGCATCAAATACACGCTGTGATGCGCGCCAAATATCCGGCCCGGTTCCATCGCCTTCAATAAAAGGAATAATGGGCAAATCCGGAACAGTGAGCTTGCCGTCGATGAATCGTATCGATTGTCCTGCGGTTGGTGTTGTAAGTTTAGCATACTGTGTCATGGATTTTTTGACTTTCTCTTATAATGTCGGAGGTTTGATAAATTTTCGAATCATCGTTCCGTACTCTTTCATTTCTCCGTCTGAATATTTTTTAAGATTAAGAACGAATCTAATATTGTCATTTCTATATCGCGGTGTAATATGGAGATGAAAGTGAAACACGGATTGTCCGGCAATAGTGCCATTATTGGAAAAGAGATTGTATCCTTCAAGTGTTAGACTCTGTACCAACGCCTGTGTGACAATTTTGGCTGCTTGAAGAATGGAATGATATATCTCATCCGGCAAGTCTAAAAAACCATTGCAATGTTGTTTCGGTATAATGAGTGCATGTCCGTAATGAATTGGATTGATGTCGAGAACAGCGATAACATGTTCGTTCTCATAGAGAACTTCCGCCGGAGTTTCTTTTGAGGCGATTTTGCAGAAAATACAGTCAGTCTTTGAACTCTTCATGATGAAAACTTATTTAAATATGTGAGCAAAGTCAAAAAAACAACGGGAAGATTTTTTTTTGTACTTTTGTGTAGAGACACAGAAACAGCGGAATTCCTGCCAGAGGCGGGTAAAGGTAGACTTGATCGTCGTAGACGACAGCACTGAACTCAACTTTACCAGTACTGATGAACAAACTGTCGCACACGTTTTTCGTATATCTCTTTAATTTTTCCCATAACGGAATCCGAAAGAGCAGGCATATTGACAGAGTTGATATTTTCCTCTGCTTGTTTTGGATTCTTTGCGCCGGGAATGGCACATGTTACGGCGGGATACATAAGAATCCATTTCAGCGCAAACTGCGTAAGCGTCATACCGTCAGGCACAAGCGGACGAAGCTGATCAACAACATCTAAAGATAAATCATAATCAACACCGGAAAAAGTTTCTCCGCGGTCGAATGCTTCGCCGTGCCGGTTAAAGAAACGGTGATCGTCTTTTTCAAACGATGATTGCCTGGATAATTTTCCCGTCAGTATACCTGAAGATAGTGGTAGCCTGGCAAGTATTCCGACATTTCGTTTCTGTGCTTCTTTGAAAAATAATTCTGCCGGCCTCTGGCGAAAGATATTATAGATGATTTGAACAGATTGAACATTGGGAAACTCAAGAGCTTTCAGCGCTTCTTCGACCTTTTCAACGCTCACACCATAGAATCTGATTTTTCCTCGTTTAACAAGGTCATCTAAAATTCCAAATACTTCCGGCATATAATATACTTCTGTCGGCGGGCAATGCAGCTGAAGCAAATCGATCGTATCGGTATTGAGATTTCTCAAGCTTCGTTCAATAAAGGCAGTCAGATTCTTTTTGTTATATCCGCCGGCAGTGTGCGGGTCAAGGCGCCTGCCTGCCTTTGTCGCAATGTAAAATGTTTCTTTGCGAGCCTGCTTTAATTGAGCAAGGAGGCGTTCGCTTCGTCCATCGCCGTAGACATCGGCTGTATCAAAAAAGTTCACTCCTAAATCCAGCGCTCGGTGCAGGGCAGAAAGAGAATCCTTATCCTGAACGGTTCCCCACGCGCTTCCAAGTGCCCACGTGCCAAAACTGATGGCCGAGACATTCCATCCGGTTTTTCCAAGTGTGCGATATTCCATTATGATTCTTTCAGATATAGAGAAATGAGGATTGCTGCTCTGGTGTGTTCAAGATAAGAAACACCGCTGTATCTCGCAAGCACTGGAAATTCTATGTGGCAGGCTATTTTAGATTCTCGCTTATCCCGATTGTCTTGGACAATCGGGATGGGAATGACAGCCGGAGGCCTGAGAATGAAACAAGCGTTAGCATGCAACAATATTCAAGTCATTCCCGACCGTCAGCACGACGGAAATCTCTACAATAACTCCGTTGCCATTTGTTCAAATATAGAATCGTTCTTTCGGCCAGATCTTCTGAAATGTCGTATTCATTTCTTTGCAAATAAAAATCATGCGGCCGTTTTCATACGGCATACAAAACTTGGCATTTGTTGTAGCGGCGAGTTCCACATGTTTGTACGCACGGCTTAAATCGGTAAGATTCTCATCGAGGGTTCTACAGCTTCCGAAAATGATT
This window contains:
- the alaS gene encoding alanine--tRNA ligase — translated: MTSSEIRNSFLKYFEERGHTIISSSPVVPYDDPTLLFANAGMNQFKDVFLGNGKRSYKRVADTQKCIRVSGKHNDLEEVGRDTYHHTFFEMLGNWSFGDPSAPDGIGRAGYYKKEAITWAWELLTKVWGLPKDRLWATVYNDDQEAEQYWKTLTDIDQSHVLRFGEKDNFWEMGETGPCGPCSEIHIDRTPAGNATSEMVNAGIPEVMEIWNLVFIQYNRDETGKLTPLPSKHVDTGMGFERVCAVLQNKSSNYDTDVFSPIIKKISEFTHKSYNGGMRSAIDNSQFEFDTSMRVIADHVRTLTFAIGDGALPSNEGRGYVLRRILRRAARFGRNLGMHEPFIYQLVPALVETMSYIFPEIKSNQEHIQKVIKGEEESFNVTLENGLKIFEEIVSRAKALDSKTISGDDTFKLYDTFGFPFDLTQLMAQERQLKVDSSRFEELMEEQRDRARLTRETKVFVQDNLGIESTDSKFVGYDQFQCDSWVIEHKRHPMDGDFEYSVRDSIPSKLFVRGISEYVVFDTTPFYAQAGGQVADIGEIEILNTGNVIKVSDVFKTSKSAIVHVIPPSSEIGMGMKVRIRVDQFRRLSIMRNHSATHLLHNALRRILGTHVHQAGSLVAPDYLRFDFAHFAKLSDQELADIEALVNEKIKENIPRTPGLNNIPFEDAKKLGALMFFGDKYGERVNVIQFGDFSTEFCGGTHVNNTGEIGYFKIRSEGSVASGVRRIEAVTNDYALELLKIQDKSYFERLDYAFNQFDETLQLKSELADASGGKSSLAHNSLGGYEQRLNDLKQIRSIPNEASQELKSWFDQIKSRNQIMEELILQIAETKKSMEKELGRFRLQSLSGSMDDLTASAISIGNIKLVAAIVSAASIDELKNLGDSLRAKLGSGVGLLACVIEDKVQLVCVVTDDLVAAKKIEAGKVVGAIAKLVGGGGGGRPHMATAGGKDVEKLDEALAQTKSIVESLLRK
- a CDS encoding aldo/keto reductase, whose protein sequence is MEYRTLGKTGWNVSAISFGTWALGSAWGTVQDKDSLSALHRALDLGVNFFDTADVYGDGRSERLLAQLKQARKETFYIATKAGRRLDPHTAGGYNKKNLTAFIERSLRNLNTDTIDLLQLHCPPTEVYYMPEVFGILDDLVKRGKIRFYGVSVEKVEEALKALEFPNVQSVQIIYNIFRQRPAELFFKEAQKRNVGILARLPLSSGILTGKLSRQSSFEKDDHRFFNRHGEAFDRGETFSGVDYDLSLDVVDQLRPLVPDGMTLTQFALKWILMYPAVTCAIPGAKNPKQAEENINSVNMPALSDSVMGKIKEIYEKRVRQFVHQYW
- the icd gene encoding NADP-dependent isocitrate dehydrogenase yields the protein MTQYAKLTTPTAGQSIRFIDGKLTVPDLPIIPFIEGDGTGPDIWRASQRVFDAAVAKAYGGKKKIVWFEVFAGEKANVVYGPNTWLHDDTLAAIKEHIVAIKGPLTTPIGGGIRSINVALRQMLDLYVCLRPVQYFTGVPSPVKHPELIDMIIFRENTEDIYAGIEWKAGTPEAKKIVAWLQKEMGVKKIRFPETSSIGIKPVSEDGTKRLVRAAILYAINHKRKSVTLVHKGNIMKFTEGGFRDWGYELAQEEFGGTLIDGGPWVKLPNGIIVKDVIADAFLQQILTRPNEYDVIATLNLNGDYISDALAAQVGGIGIAPGGNINYENGFAVFEATHGTAPKYANQDKVNPGSVILSGEMMLRYMGWDEAADLIINGLNKSIQAKTVTYDFARLMDGAKEVKCSEFGDTIIKNM
- a CDS encoding ATP-dependent Clp protease adaptor ClpS; this encodes MTQAPLQRPLQQEDKDTDVLIEQPAKVILFNDEIHSFDEVIGQIIKATGCDTSKAETLTWEVHTSGKAMVFEGEMDNCLKVSHILEEISLNTQIEI
- a CDS encoding HIT family protein, whose translation is MKSSKTDCIFCKIASKETPAEVLYENEHVIAVLDINPIHYGHALIIPKQHCNGFLDLPDEIYHSILQAAKIVTQALVQSLTLEGYNLFSNNGTIAGQSVFHFHLHITPRYRNDNIRFVLNLKKYSDGEMKEYGTMIRKFIKPPTL